A genome region from Glutamicibacter arilaitensis Re117 includes the following:
- a CDS encoding IS1595-like element ISAar1 family transposase has translation MTQPTPESTGNRPLAGRDYPADLAQLLAWFSDDESCVDYLQWLRWPEGICCPRCLSAFVNNEPDNRFRCKKCWYRFSATAGTIFDKTRTPLTVWFQTAWLMTAGKSGVCAAHLHRVLPISSYQTAWSMLGKLRSVMSTQDSSLLSGRVEVDESFFGGHRPGRTGRGAAGKTLVAGAIEIADDGWGRARLAIIPDASAASLREFITANIAPGSTIVSDGWRGYRNAVEGYAHEPVSVWKSGLEAHASLPAVHRLFALVKRMIEGTYQGSGSVGHLQEYLDEFVFRFNRRHSTHRGLVFMRLLERAVKRGPVTYRNLVRKPEPKAVHPRGVSGPHALPGSMEREASERPWRSPRATLE, from the coding sequence ATGACTCAGCCTACCCCTGAATCGACAGGAAACCGACCGCTGGCCGGGCGGGACTACCCGGCAGATCTTGCCCAGCTGCTTGCTTGGTTTTCCGACGATGAATCCTGCGTGGACTACTTGCAGTGGCTACGCTGGCCGGAGGGGATCTGTTGCCCTCGATGCCTTAGCGCGTTCGTGAACAACGAGCCTGATAATCGCTTTCGCTGCAAGAAGTGCTGGTACCGCTTCTCTGCTACCGCTGGCACCATCTTCGACAAGACCCGCACGCCGCTGACCGTGTGGTTCCAAACCGCGTGGTTGATGACCGCAGGAAAAAGCGGAGTCTGCGCGGCGCATCTGCACCGTGTGCTGCCAATATCTTCGTATCAGACTGCCTGGAGCATGCTGGGCAAGTTGCGTAGTGTCATGAGCACGCAAGACAGCTCGTTGCTCTCTGGGCGGGTCGAAGTCGATGAAAGTTTCTTCGGTGGCCATCGCCCTGGTCGCACAGGACGTGGTGCGGCAGGAAAGACTCTGGTGGCGGGCGCGATTGAAATTGCAGATGATGGGTGGGGGCGAGCGCGGCTGGCGATCATCCCTGATGCCTCGGCAGCATCGTTGCGTGAGTTCATCACCGCGAATATTGCTCCTGGCTCCACGATTGTTTCTGACGGGTGGAGGGGATATCGAAACGCGGTGGAAGGGTATGCGCATGAACCGGTGAGTGTCTGGAAATCAGGGCTTGAAGCGCATGCTTCCCTCCCGGCAGTGCACCGATTGTTTGCGTTGGTGAAAAGGATGATCGAAGGGACCTACCAGGGGTCGGGCAGCGTGGGGCACTTGCAGGAGTATCTGGATGAGTTCGTTTTTCGGTTCAACCGTAGGCACAGTACCCATCGGGGACTTGTGTTCATGCGCTTGCTCGAGCGCGCAGTGAAGCGAGGTCCAGTAACCTATCGGAACCTGGTGCGTAAGCCGGAGCCGAAGGCGGTTCATCCTCGCGGTGTTTCCGGACCGCATGCCCTGCCCGGGTCGATGGAGCGGGAGGCCTCGGAGCGGCCGTGGCGATCACCTCGGGCAACGCTAGAATAG
- a CDS encoding acetolactate synthase large subunit → MSNSTPANPASVAKSINRTKDAPAAVSSVVEASNPVQGPNNIVAPTQMTGSQAIVRSLEELGVKDVFGLPGGAILPTYDPLMDSTKINHVLVRHEQGAGHAAQGYAMVSGEVGVCIATSGPGATNLVTALADANMDSVPMVAITGQVNSAFIGSDAFQEADIVGITMPITKHAFLVTNPEDIPQTLAAAFYLAQTGRPGPVLVDITKDAQTADMTFSWPPKVDLPGYRVVTRGHNKQLREATRLIASATRPVLYVGGGVIKANAHEQLKEFAEFINAPVVTTLTARGAFPDSHQQHVGMPGMHGAVSAVTALQQSDLLITLGARFDDRVTGVLSSFAPNAKVIHADIDPAEISKNRVADVPIVGSLDEIIPQLHEACATRFENEAPQDLTGWWGLLNRLRETYPIGYTETHDGLSAPQNVIGRIGELTGPEGVYVAGVGQHQMWAAQFVKYERPRSWLNSAGLGTMGYSVPAAMGAKVAQPDRVVWAIDGDGCFQMTNQELATCVINQIPIKVAIINNSSLGMVRQWQTLFYDGRYSNTDLNTGHGTARIPDFVKLADAYGCVGLRCERDEDIDATIQQALQINDRPVVIDFVVSADSMVWPMVPSGVSNDQIQIARGMTPEWEDED, encoded by the coding sequence ATGAGCAACTCAACACCCGCCAATCCGGCGTCGGTTGCGAAGTCAATCAATCGAACCAAGGATGCCCCCGCCGCTGTCTCTTCCGTTGTGGAGGCTTCGAACCCGGTACAGGGTCCGAATAATATCGTTGCTCCCACACAGATGACGGGCTCACAAGCCATCGTCCGCTCGCTGGAAGAACTGGGCGTCAAAGACGTCTTCGGATTACCAGGTGGGGCCATCCTTCCCACCTATGATCCACTGATGGATTCGACCAAGATCAACCACGTCTTGGTCCGCCACGAACAGGGTGCCGGCCATGCCGCACAGGGTTACGCTATGGTGAGCGGGGAAGTGGGCGTCTGCATCGCCACTTCCGGTCCAGGCGCAACCAACCTCGTCACCGCACTGGCCGATGCCAATATGGACTCGGTGCCAATGGTGGCAATCACCGGTCAGGTCAATAGCGCATTCATTGGCTCTGACGCGTTCCAGGAAGCAGACATTGTCGGCATTACGATGCCGATTACCAAGCACGCTTTCTTGGTCACCAACCCAGAAGATATTCCGCAGACGCTGGCAGCCGCTTTCTACCTGGCACAGACCGGTCGTCCCGGTCCGGTGCTGGTGGATATCACCAAGGATGCCCAGACTGCGGACATGACCTTCTCATGGCCGCCAAAGGTCGACCTGCCTGGCTACCGCGTGGTCACCCGCGGACACAACAAGCAGCTGCGTGAAGCTACAAGGCTCATCGCTTCGGCAACCCGCCCGGTGCTGTACGTCGGGGGCGGCGTGATCAAGGCCAATGCCCATGAGCAGCTGAAGGAATTCGCAGAATTCATCAACGCTCCAGTGGTCACCACGCTGACCGCACGCGGCGCCTTCCCGGACTCGCACCAGCAGCACGTAGGCATGCCAGGCATGCACGGGGCCGTTTCTGCAGTGACCGCACTGCAGCAGTCGGACCTGCTGATTACCCTCGGTGCCCGCTTCGATGACCGCGTCACCGGCGTGCTCTCGTCCTTCGCGCCAAACGCCAAGGTAATCCACGCCGATATCGACCCTGCTGAAATCTCGAAGAACCGCGTGGCCGATGTGCCTATCGTGGGCTCGCTGGATGAAATCATCCCGCAGCTGCATGAAGCCTGCGCCACCCGCTTTGAAAATGAAGCCCCGCAGGATCTGACCGGCTGGTGGGGACTGCTCAACCGCCTGCGCGAAACCTACCCAATCGGCTACACCGAAACCCATGATGGACTCTCGGCTCCGCAGAACGTCATCGGGCGCATCGGCGAGCTGACCGGTCCTGAAGGCGTTTATGTGGCAGGCGTAGGCCAGCACCAGATGTGGGCCGCGCAGTTCGTCAAGTACGAGCGCCCGCGCTCATGGCTGAACTCCGCAGGCCTGGGCACCATGGGCTACTCGGTACCCGCAGCAATGGGTGCCAAGGTAGCGCAGCCGGACCGCGTGGTGTGGGCTATTGACGGTGATGGTTGCTTCCAGATGACCAACCAAGAGCTGGCCACCTGCGTGATCAACCAGATCCCGATCAAGGTTGCCATCATCAACAACTCTTCGCTGGGCATGGTACGCCAGTGGCAGACCCTGTTCTACGATGGCCGCTACTCGAACACCGATTTGAACACTGGACACGGCACCGCCCGCATCCCGGACTTCGTGAAGCTGGCAGATGCCTACGGTTGCGTGGGCCTGCGTTGCGAACGCGATGAGGATATCGATGCCACCATCCAGCAGGCACTTCAGATCAATGACCGCCCGGTAGTCATCGACTTCGTGGTCTCGGCCGATTCCATGGTGTGGCCAATGGTCCCATCGGGTGTCAGCAATGACCAGATCCAGATTGCCCGCGGCATGACCCCTGAATGGGAAGATGAGGACTAG
- the ilvN gene encoding acetolactate synthase small subunit: MAKHTLSVLVEDVPGVLTRVASLFARRAFNIHSLAVGPTEIPGISRMTVVVDVEGDSLEQVTKQLNKLVNVIKIVELLPETSVQRDHIMIKVRADAATRLQVTQAAELFRASVIDVSTDSLVVEATGNAAKIDALLAVLEPFGIREIVQAGTLAVGRGSKSMSDRALKTLSA; the protein is encoded by the coding sequence ATGGCAAAGCATACGCTTTCGGTACTGGTAGAAGACGTTCCTGGCGTGCTGACCCGCGTCGCCAGCCTTTTTGCCCGCCGTGCCTTCAACATCCACTCGCTGGCTGTAGGCCCCACGGAAATTCCCGGCATCAGCCGCATGACCGTGGTGGTGGACGTCGAGGGGGATTCCCTGGAGCAGGTGACCAAGCAGCTGAACAAGCTGGTCAACGTCATCAAGATCGTGGAACTGCTGCCGGAAACCTCGGTACAGCGCGACCACATCATGATCAAGGTGCGCGCTGATGCGGCTACGCGCCTGCAGGTGACCCAGGCCGCGGAACTCTTCCGTGCCTCGGTGATCGACGTTTCCACCGATTCGCTGGTGGTTGAGGCCACCGGCAACGCAGCGAAGATCGATGCGCTGCTGGCAGTACTTGAGCCATTTGGCATTCGTGAAATCGTCCAGGCCGGCACGCTGGCTGTGGGACGCGGATCGAAGTCTATGAGCGACCGTGCCTTGAAGACGCTGTCCGCCTAA
- the ilvC gene encoding ketol-acid reductoisomerase, which yields MADLYYEDDADLSIIQGKKVAVIGYGSQGHAHALSLRDSGVEVIVGLAEGSKSRAKAEAEGLKVATVAEAAAWADVIMILTPDQVQAQVYTESIAEHLEEGNALFFGHGFNIRFGFIQPPANVDVALVAPKAPGHTVRREFEAGRGIPDLIAVEQNFTGGAKELALSYAAGIGGTRAGVIETTFTEETETDLFGEQAVLCGGTSQLVQYGFEVLTEAGYKPEIAYFEVLHELKLIVDLMWEGGIAKQRWSISDTAEYGDYVSGPRVITPEVKENMKAVLADIQSGAFANRFMEDQKAGAPEFKELRAKGEAHPIETTGRELRSLFSWISDASSDDYVDGSVAR from the coding sequence GTGGCTGATCTGTATTACGAAGACGACGCAGACCTCTCGATCATCCAGGGCAAGAAGGTAGCTGTCATTGGCTACGGCTCCCAGGGCCACGCCCACGCACTGAGCCTGCGCGACTCGGGTGTCGAGGTTATCGTCGGCCTGGCTGAGGGCTCGAAGTCCCGTGCCAAGGCTGAAGCCGAAGGCCTGAAGGTCGCTACCGTTGCCGAGGCAGCTGCTTGGGCAGATGTCATCATGATCCTGACCCCGGACCAGGTCCAGGCCCAGGTCTACACCGAGTCGATCGCAGAGCACCTCGAAGAGGGCAACGCACTGTTCTTCGGCCACGGCTTCAACATCCGCTTCGGCTTCATCCAGCCACCAGCCAACGTTGACGTGGCACTGGTTGCTCCAAAGGCGCCAGGTCACACCGTACGCCGCGAATTCGAAGCTGGCCGCGGTATCCCGGACCTGATCGCAGTGGAGCAGAACTTCACCGGCGGCGCCAAGGAACTGGCTCTGTCCTACGCAGCAGGCATCGGCGGCACCCGTGCCGGCGTTATCGAGACCACCTTCACCGAAGAGACCGAAACCGACCTGTTCGGCGAGCAGGCTGTGCTCTGCGGCGGTACCTCCCAGCTGGTCCAGTACGGCTTCGAAGTCCTGACCGAAGCTGGCTACAAGCCAGAAATCGCCTACTTCGAGGTGCTGCACGAGCTGAAGCTGATCGTTGACCTGATGTGGGAAGGTGGCATCGCCAAGCAGCGTTGGTCCATCTCCGACACCGCTGAGTACGGCGACTATGTCTCCGGCCCACGCGTCATCACCCCAGAGGTGAAGGAAAACATGAAGGCTGTCCTGGCTGACATCCAGTCCGGTGCTTTCGCAAACCGCTTCATGGAAGACCAGAAGGCAGGCGCTCCAGAATTCAAGGAACTGCGTGCCAAGGGTGAAGCGCACCCAATCGAGACCACCGGCCGCGAACTGCGCTCGCTGTTCTCCTGGATCTCGGATGCATCCTCGGATGACTACGTAGATGGTTCCGTAGCCCGCTAA
- a CDS encoding sunset domain-containing protein → MNKLVQRSLAVIASGALVFSGVSAAAAAPLPASISSASVVAAKKKAPAVTIKKIGTKTVKGSAKATIKPSYSKAKNVKIKSALLKVVKGKKTIASKKKSVKLAAGTYKVTTTVKYQLKGKTSTVKKTQTLLVKKAAAKRSVKMNGKAKNCPAGYPVKGNRTGSQKEWKYHVKGQRFYDITKPEECFKTGSDARKAGYRASKI, encoded by the coding sequence TTGAATAAACTAGTTCAGCGTTCGCTCGCAGTAATCGCTTCGGGAGCCCTTGTATTCTCAGGTGTCTCCGCGGCTGCGGCCGCTCCATTGCCAGCCAGCATTTCATCCGCCAGCGTCGTTGCTGCAAAGAAAAAGGCTCCGGCGGTAACCATCAAGAAAATTGGTACGAAAACTGTCAAGGGTTCGGCCAAAGCGACGATCAAGCCAAGCTATTCCAAGGCAAAGAACGTCAAGATCAAATCAGCATTGCTGAAGGTGGTCAAGGGCAAGAAGACCATCGCAAGCAAAAAGAAGTCCGTTAAGCTTGCAGCTGGCACCTACAAGGTAACCACCACGGTCAAGTACCAGCTCAAGGGCAAGACCTCGACGGTCAAGAAGACGCAAACCTTGCTGGTAAAGAAAGCGGCGGCCAAACGTTCCGTGAAGATGAACGGCAAGGCAAAGAACTGCCCTGCGGGATACCCGGTCAAGGGCAATCGCACAGGCAGCCAGAAAGAATGGAAGTACCACGTCAAGGGCCAGCGCTTCTACGACATCACCAAGCCTGAAGAATGCTTCAAGACTGGATCCGATGCACGCAAGGCCGGCTACCGGGCTTCGAAGATCTAA
- a CDS encoding class I SAM-dependent methyltransferase, with amino-acid sequence MPQESNYDDFAKDYADENEFSMLNAYYERPATLELAGDVAGRKILDIGCGAGPLAEQLTSRGATVSGFDTSQEMVELARQRLGGGSDIKVATLGEQLPYEDDSFDDAIASLVFHYLPDWSYALEEVRRVLKPGGRLIMSVNHPILYPFNHRGQDYFQLTRYTDEVTFNGKPAELTYWHRPLHDTMTALISAGFAIARVWEPPYAKDAPEGVIPEALRERDAFLSFLFFSLRAN; translated from the coding sequence GTGCCGCAGGAAAGCAACTACGACGATTTCGCCAAGGACTATGCCGACGAGAACGAATTCAGCATGCTTAACGCCTACTATGAGCGTCCAGCAACGTTGGAACTTGCCGGAGATGTCGCTGGCCGCAAAATCCTGGACATCGGATGCGGCGCAGGGCCCCTGGCGGAACAACTGACCAGCCGCGGAGCCACCGTCTCAGGATTCGACACCAGCCAGGAGATGGTGGAACTGGCGCGCCAACGGCTGGGCGGCGGATCAGACATCAAAGTAGCGACCTTGGGCGAGCAGCTTCCATATGAAGATGACAGCTTCGATGATGCCATTGCCTCGCTAGTGTTCCACTACCTGCCGGACTGGAGCTATGCCTTGGAAGAAGTCCGCCGCGTGCTCAAGCCTGGCGGCCGGTTGATCATGTCGGTGAACCACCCAATCCTCTATCCGTTCAACCACCGCGGCCAGGACTACTTCCAGCTCACCCGGTACACCGATGAAGTGACTTTCAACGGGAAGCCCGCCGAACTGACCTATTGGCATCGTCCGTTGCATGACACCATGACGGCGCTGATCTCCGCCGGGTTCGCCATTGCGCGCGTCTGGGAGCCACCGTATGCCAAGGATGCGCCTGAAGGCGTGATTCCTGAGGCTTTGCGCGAACGCGACGCTTTCTTGAGCTTCCTGTTCTTCTCACTGCGCGCTAATTAG
- a CDS encoding helix-turn-helix transcriptional regulator: MEKLENPPQLIRLNGSNFGTKVPLGALSYLLARLDLDDYTSRHELVHGLGRILCSENRPAAVMLGRPELIDEESSSLLAQLATMGKIKLFVICEQIQDLPGDLFALYRSGRIKHRLIHRMDNAETHQFVESELGGPASTFSSAVLRYLTSGSRELMSKLIQCWRDDGQLLQRNGSWILKLSGFGTGSATHGLYSLMTRGLDSREYDLMLAIALGGPVTLERIHLCELTESLDVLLNRGQVRYLPGASRRVGLCNPLLALLVRTDEQENKKESVKALLKQLHADPLAAQVLAQVQALSDMNDHQAQIAVAKRYQATGYGPDAWPADPKTRMKIVDMHVKALAMTSQFQPAFEVIEVARTGAMAARDKNAPDEALDAALQELDLLAQFVSHLEDEMSRTKSDISSTQELVESANWMNESLRLRALSVQASVWAARQRQADALKLTLYVDSRLKDTHLMSSQISTFDPEDAVDIEFELLQAELLSGHWNLALERSKKLASGFYSSPLSVTFSETVYGILLALDNDLDGAVAVLKKNREQLAAGQRPLLPAIINAITAYELARSGQRHEASAMLERNSLYHPTVDVPVNFYRWVQEIFTALTHAEIGATDLALDMLKNFTTQMRGESHTLLESLTLGYRVRLGDSEALTDFLRASALCQGTVGEGMSQVAKAIAAGNSSCTAAGLGDLAKLGHVLFSTASNNRIFANLEIRDQRKISRIINESKRSHATQFSGMAAELEESGEYRPAWMRELTKREVQIAKLAIGGKSNAEIAKANGVSIRTIEGHLYQVYSKLQVRNRQELTALDRSSQGTAGLR, encoded by the coding sequence ATGGAAAAACTCGAAAATCCACCGCAGCTGATCCGCTTGAATGGCAGCAACTTCGGTACCAAGGTTCCGTTGGGAGCGTTGTCATACCTTCTTGCCCGGCTGGATCTGGACGACTACACCTCGCGGCATGAACTGGTCCACGGGCTGGGACGTATCTTATGCAGTGAAAACCGGCCGGCCGCCGTTATGCTCGGCCGCCCCGAGCTGATCGACGAGGAATCCAGCTCGCTGCTGGCCCAACTGGCCACCATGGGCAAAATCAAGCTCTTCGTGATTTGCGAGCAAATTCAAGACCTGCCTGGAGACCTTTTCGCGCTGTACCGTTCCGGGCGTATCAAGCACCGGCTGATCCATCGCATGGACAATGCGGAAACACACCAGTTTGTGGAATCCGAGCTGGGCGGACCAGCTTCAACCTTCAGCTCGGCAGTGCTTCGCTACCTCACCAGTGGCAGCCGGGAACTCATGTCCAAGTTAATCCAGTGCTGGCGGGACGACGGGCAGCTGTTGCAGCGCAATGGCAGCTGGATCCTGAAATTATCAGGGTTCGGCACAGGATCTGCCACCCATGGGCTTTATTCGCTAATGACTCGCGGCTTGGACTCCCGCGAATATGATCTAATGTTGGCTATTGCCTTGGGCGGACCGGTGACGCTGGAACGAATACACCTCTGCGAGCTGACTGAATCACTGGATGTGCTGCTGAACCGGGGCCAGGTCAGGTACCTGCCCGGGGCAAGCCGCCGAGTTGGTCTCTGCAACCCGTTGCTTGCGCTTCTAGTGCGCACCGATGAGCAAGAAAACAAAAAGGAATCGGTGAAAGCACTGCTCAAACAGCTTCACGCCGACCCGTTGGCGGCCCAGGTGCTGGCTCAAGTACAGGCGCTGAGCGACATGAACGACCATCAAGCGCAAATTGCTGTGGCTAAGAGATACCAAGCTACTGGCTACGGACCTGACGCATGGCCAGCTGATCCCAAGACACGGATGAAGATCGTGGACATGCACGTCAAGGCCTTGGCCATGACCTCGCAATTCCAGCCGGCTTTCGAAGTTATCGAAGTGGCTCGGACTGGGGCTATGGCAGCGCGTGATAAGAATGCTCCAGATGAGGCCTTGGATGCTGCACTTCAGGAACTGGACCTATTGGCCCAGTTCGTTAGCCACCTCGAAGACGAGATGAGCAGAACGAAGAGCGATATTTCCAGCACTCAGGAACTCGTTGAATCGGCCAACTGGATGAACGAATCCCTGCGCTTGCGTGCCCTGTCTGTCCAGGCCTCGGTATGGGCCGCCCGGCAGCGTCAGGCGGATGCCTTGAAGCTGACGCTCTACGTTGACAGCAGGCTTAAAGACACCCATCTGATGAGCTCTCAAATATCTACTTTCGATCCCGAAGACGCGGTGGATATCGAATTCGAGTTGCTCCAAGCTGAATTGCTCAGTGGACATTGGAACCTAGCACTGGAACGTTCGAAGAAGCTGGCTTCCGGATTCTACAGCAGCCCGCTTTCAGTGACCTTCTCAGAAACCGTGTACGGAATCCTGCTGGCCTTGGACAATGACCTTGATGGAGCCGTGGCCGTACTGAAAAAGAATCGCGAACAGCTGGCTGCCGGGCAGAGGCCACTGTTGCCAGCAATTATCAACGCCATCACAGCATATGAGCTAGCTCGTTCTGGGCAACGTCATGAAGCCTCGGCGATGCTCGAACGCAACAGCTTGTACCACCCGACAGTCGATGTCCCAGTGAACTTCTACCGCTGGGTTCAAGAAATCTTTACCGCGTTGACGCATGCCGAAATTGGTGCGACAGATCTGGCGTTAGACATGCTGAAGAACTTCACCACTCAGATGCGGGGTGAAAGCCATACCCTGCTTGAGTCACTGACATTGGGATACCGGGTTCGGCTTGGAGACAGCGAAGCACTAACGGATTTCCTGCGCGCCAGCGCACTGTGCCAAGGAACAGTAGGTGAAGGCATGTCGCAGGTCGCTAAGGCCATCGCGGCAGGAAATTCATCCTGCACTGCTGCTGGTTTGGGCGATCTGGCCAAGCTGGGCCACGTCTTGTTCTCCACGGCATCCAACAACCGTATTTTTGCAAATCTAGAAATCAGGGACCAACGCAAGATTTCCCGGATTATCAACGAATCCAAACGTTCGCACGCAACGCAATTCAGTGGCATGGCTGCGGAGCTTGAGGAATCTGGTGAGTACCGGCCGGCCTGGATGCGCGAACTGACCAAACGTGAAGTGCAAATTGCCAAGCTGGCAATCGGGGGCAAATCGAATGCGGAGATCGCCAAGGCCAATGGAGTATCAATTCGTACCATCGAAGGCCACCTTTACCAGGTGTATTCGAAGCTGCAAGTTCGCAATCGACAAGAACTGACCGCGCTGGATCGTTCCAGCCAGGGCACAGCAGGGCTCAGATGA